From the bacterium genome, one window contains:
- a CDS encoding GDP-L-fucose synthase produces MSWWRDKRVLVSGGAGFLGSHVVDALRARGAAEIVVPRSRDYDLRDRAATHRLLADCGAPRPVDLVIHLAARVGGIGVNRARPAEFFHDNLVMGTQLLDEAWRAGVGKFVAVGTVCSYPKLTPVPFREAALWDGYPEETNAPYGLAKKMLLVQAQAYRAQYGFNAIFLLPVNLYGPRDNFDPASSHVIPALIRKAWDARRAAARGERPVIRVWGSGTATREFLYVADAAEAIVRAAERYDQAEPVNIGCGAEISIGDLTRQIMALVGVEAEIVWDRERPDGQPRRCLDVSRADEHFGFRARTSLVEGLRRTIEWWEAEQRSAPEA; encoded by the coding sequence GTGAGCTGGTGGCGTGACAAGCGGGTGCTGGTGAGCGGCGGCGCGGGCTTTCTCGGTTCGCACGTCGTCGACGCGCTGCGGGCGCGCGGCGCGGCGGAGATCGTCGTTCCGCGCAGCCGCGACTACGACCTGCGTGATCGCGCGGCGACGCACCGCCTGCTGGCCGATTGCGGCGCGCCACGCCCCGTCGATCTCGTCATCCACCTCGCCGCCCGCGTCGGCGGCATCGGCGTCAACCGCGCCCGACCGGCGGAGTTCTTCCACGACAACCTGGTGATGGGCACGCAGCTGCTCGACGAAGCCTGGCGCGCCGGGGTCGGCAAGTTCGTCGCCGTCGGCACGGTGTGCAGCTATCCGAAGCTGACGCCGGTGCCGTTCCGCGAGGCGGCGCTGTGGGATGGCTATCCCGAGGAGACCAATGCGCCGTACGGCCTGGCGAAGAAGATGCTGCTCGTGCAGGCGCAGGCCTATCGCGCCCAGTACGGCTTCAACGCCATCTTTCTGCTGCCGGTGAACCTGTACGGGCCGCGCGACAACTTCGACCCGGCGTCGTCGCACGTGATCCCGGCGCTGATCCGCAAGGCGTGGGACGCCCGACGCGCGGCCGCGCGCGGCGAGCGGCCGGTGATTCGCGTGTGGGGCAGCGGCACGGCAACGCGGGAATTCCTCTACGTCGCGGACGCGGCCGAGGCGATCGTCCGCGCCGCCGAGCGCTACGACCAGGCCGAGCCGGTCAACATCGGCTGCGGCGCCGAGATCTCGATCGGCGACCTGACGCGACAGATCATGGCGCTGGTCGGCGTCGAGGCCGAGATCGTCTGGGACCGCGAGCGGCCCGACGGCCAGCCGCGGCGTTGCCTCGATGTCTCGCGCGCCGACGAGCACTTCGGCTTCCGCGCCCGCACCTCGCTCGTCGAGGGTCTGCGGCGCACGATCGAGTGGTGGGAAGCGGAGCAGCGCAGCGCCCCCGAAGCCTGA
- a CDS encoding DUF2961 domain-containing protein, whose amino-acid sequence MRRPSAPSDPDAVFRRAGGRVRRAQICERQGKWVALAPGQSRDLTLSGAGVLRRIWCVFNAAGTAAEAMAALCAHRSLYQNIWLHIAFDDADVVQVSAPVADFFLCGHGDLEDVDCRYFQSVRIPPLDAPPYQAALNCFAPMPFAQQAKISFVNRNPFPVRLIASFDWLERADLEPPVLHFHATYTHKRSHRGPLVLLDARDVEGQYVGVGLYVHNREATHRWHEPAEFFAIDDTQPLVGTGVEDYFCLAWGFRRRLSRERFGVTCMRPHGGSPTLEGGGFNPAGEYAMYRFHADDPVPFERSLRLSLGAAGAARAARAAEVPPLEFRSVAYWYGRRLP is encoded by the coding sequence ATGCGCCGCCCCTCCGCACCCAGCGACCCGGACGCGGTCTTCCGCCGAGCAGGGGGGCGGGTCCGCCGGGCGCAGATCTGCGAGCGCCAGGGCAAGTGGGTTGCGCTCGCACCGGGACAATCACGCGACCTCACGCTCAGCGGCGCCGGCGTCCTGCGGCGCATCTGGTGCGTGTTCAACGCCGCCGGCACGGCCGCCGAGGCGATGGCGGCGCTGTGCGCGCACCGCAGCCTCTACCAGAACATCTGGCTCCACATCGCCTTCGACGACGCCGACGTCGTGCAGGTCAGCGCGCCCGTTGCCGACTTCTTTCTCTGCGGGCACGGCGACCTGGAAGACGTCGACTGTCGCTACTTCCAATCGGTGCGGATTCCGCCCCTCGACGCGCCGCCGTATCAGGCGGCTCTGAACTGCTTCGCGCCGATGCCGTTCGCGCAGCAGGCCAAGATCTCGTTCGTGAACCGCAACCCGTTCCCGGTGCGGCTGATCGCCAGCTTCGACTGGCTGGAGCGCGCCGACCTCGAGCCGCCCGTGCTCCATTTCCACGCGACGTACACGCACAAGCGATCGCACCGCGGGCCGCTGGTCCTGCTCGACGCCCGCGACGTCGAGGGCCAGTACGTCGGCGTCGGCCTCTACGTGCACAATCGCGAGGCGACACATCGCTGGCACGAGCCGGCCGAGTTCTTCGCCATCGACGATACGCAGCCGCTCGTCGGGACCGGGGTGGAGGACTACTTCTGCCTCGCGTGGGGATTCCGCCGCCGGCTGAGTCGGGAGCGCTTCGGCGTCACCTGCATGCGTCCGCACGGCGGCTCGCCGACGCTGGAAGGCGGCGGCTTCAATCCCGCCGGCGAGTACGCGATGTACCGGTTCCACGCCGACGATCCCGTGCCCTTCGAGCGCAGCCTTCGCCTGTCCCTCGGCGCCGCCGGCGCGGCGCGCGCGGCGCGCGCGGCCGAGGTCCCGCCGCTCGAGTTCCGCTCGGTCGCGTACTGGTACGGCCGGCGCCTGCCGTAG
- a CDS encoding DUF2961 domain-containing protein — MLHFHATYTQSDRTGGPLVRSTPATLRASNAGVGLLCNNREATHRWHEPAEFFAIDDTQPLVGTGVEDYFCLAWGFRRRLSRERFGVTCMRPHGGSPTLEGGGFNPAGEYAMYRFHADDPVPFERSLRRRSFGLDVLACAACGGRLRLVATIADPRVIARILAHLGLPLQPPPPLPPAHPSCLSADPS, encoded by the coding sequence GTGCTCCATTTCCACGCGACGTACACGCAAAGCGATCGCACTGGCGGGCCGCTGGTCCGCTCGACGCCCGCGACGCTGAGGGCCAGCAATGCCGGCGTCGGCCTATTGTGCAATAATCGCGAGGCGACACATCGCTGGCACGAGCCGGCCGAGTTCTTCGCCATCGACGATACGCAGCCGCTCGTCGGGACCGGGGTGGAGGACTACTTCTGCCTCGCGTGGGGATTCCGCCGCCGGCTGAGTCGGGAGCGCTTCGGCGTCACCTGCATGCGTCCGCACGGCGGCTCGCCGACGCTGGAAGGCGGCGGCTTCAATCCCGCCGGCGAGTACGCGATGTACCGGTTCCACGCCGACGATCCCGTGCCCTTCGAGCGCAGCCTTCGCCGCCGCAGCTTCGGCCTCGACGTCCTGGCCTGCGCGGCCTGCGGCGGGCGCCTGCGCCTGGTGGCGACCATCGCCGACCCGCGCGTGATCGCCCGCATCCTGGCGCACCTCGGATTGCCCCTGCAGCCGCCACCGCCGCTGCCCCCAGCTCACCCGAGCTGCCTGTCCGCGGACCCGAGCTGA
- a CDS encoding transposase, translating into MRFEPAARPPTDLEVGRLLAAVRRRIRRLARRRGLGLDDDHADAGAADRLALAEPALAALTAAAVVGRVATGPRAGHRVLRLGAGAAAPAVSSAGPRHAHREGFDLHADAAVRAGDRRRLERLCRYVLRPPVAQEALELTAAGQVVLRLRRPWRDGTQAIRFAPTELLERLAALERGGRAAHLPLLPFVCRPRLLAGRPATATPVPPAACACAGTGAADRPAGRRRARLPPLLILPCPPRRVRPRRGGTSVRATSPGPVPSRSFGLDVRPARPAVGACAWWRPSSTCA; encoded by the coding sequence GTGCGCTTCGAGCCGGCGGCGCGGCCGCCCACCGATCTGGAGGTGGGCCGCCTGCTGGCGGCGGTGCGGCGGCGGATCCGGCGCCTGGCGCGGCGCCGCGGCCTGGGGCTCGATGACGATCACGCGGACGCCGGCGCCGCCGACCGCCTGGCGCTGGCGGAACCGGCGCTGGCGGCGCTCACCGCCGCCGCGGTGGTCGGGCGGGTGGCCACCGGCCCGCGCGCCGGTCACCGGGTGCTGCGGCTGGGCGCCGGCGCCGCCGCGCCCGCGGTGAGCAGTGCCGGACCGCGGCACGCGCACCGCGAGGGGTTCGACCTGCACGCCGACGCCGCGGTGCGCGCCGGCGATCGGCGCCGCCTCGAGCGGCTGTGCCGCTACGTGCTGCGGCCGCCGGTGGCGCAGGAGGCGCTGGAGCTGACCGCGGCGGGGCAGGTCGTGCTGCGGCTGCGGCGGCCGTGGCGCGACGGCACGCAGGCCATCCGCTTCGCGCCCACCGAACTGCTCGAGAGGCTGGCGGCGCTGGAAAGGGGCGGCCGCGCGGCCCATCTCCCTCTCCTACCATTTGTTTGCCGCCCGCGGCTGCTGGCGGGTCGCCCGGCCACGGCCACGCCAGTCCCCCCTGCCGCGTGCGCTTGCGCCGGCACCGGCGCTGCCGACCGGCCTGCCGGCCGCCGCCGCGCTCGCCTGCCTCCCCTGCTGATCCTGCCCTGCCCGCCGCGCCGCGTTCGCCCCCGGCGGGGCGGTACGTCCGTCCGCGCCACGTCGCCTGGGCCGGTTCCCAGCCGCAGCTTCGGCCTCGACGTTCGGCCTGCGCGGCCTGCGGTGGGCGCCTGCGCCTGGTGGCGACCATCGTCGACCTGCGCGTGA
- a CDS encoding transposase — protein MSSAGPRHAHREGFDLHADTAVRAGDRRRLERLCRYVLRPPVAQEALELTAAGQVVLRLRRPWRDGTQAIRFAPTELLERLAALVPRPRAHLLLYHGAFAARGCWRVARATATPVPPAALAPAPAPPTEPGLPPAPPRSPASPADPAPPAAPRPPPAGAGYVRPRHVAWAELLRRSFGLDVLACAACGGRLRLVATIADPRVIARILAHLGLPLQPPPPLPPAHPSCLSADPS, from the coding sequence GTGAGCAGTGCCGGACCGCGGCACGCGCACCGCGAGGGGTTCGACCTGCACGCCGACACCGCGGTGCGCGCCGGCGATCGGCGCCGCCTCGAGCGGCTGTGCCGCTACGTGCTGCGGCCGCCGGTGGCGCAGGAGGCGCTGGAGCTGACCGCGGCGGGGCAGGTCGTGCTGCGGCTGCGGCGGCCGTGGCGCGACGGCACGCAGGCCATCCGCTTCGCGCCCACCGAACTGCTCGAGAGGCTGGCGGCGCTGGTGCCGCGGCCGCGCGCCCATCTCCTCCTCTACCACGGCGCGTTCGCCGCCCGCGGCTGCTGGCGGGTCGCCCGGGCCACGGCCACGCCAGTCCCCCCCGCCGCGCTCGCGCCGGCACCGGCGCCGCCGACCGAGCCGGGCCTGCCGCCGGCGCCGCCGCGCTCGCCCGCCTCCCCCGCTGATCCCGCCCCGCCCGCCGCGCCGCGCCCGCCCCCGGCGGGGGCGGGGTATGTCCGTCCGCGCCACGTCGCCTGGGCCGAGCTCCTGCGCCGCAGCTTCGGCCTCGACGTCCTGGCCTGCGCGGCCTGCGGCGGGCGCCTGCGCCTGGTGGCGACCATCGCCGACCCGCGCGTGATCGCCCGCATCCTGGCGCACCTCGGATTGCCCCTGCAGCCGCCACCGCCGCTGCCCCCAGCTCACCCGAGCTGCCTGTCCGCGGACCCGAGCTGA
- a CDS encoding transposase zinc-binding domain-containing protein — protein sequence MHLETFLAAVRQRGDGAGLPAFVERELRAFLGCGVMASGFARFRCGGCGQEILVAFSCKGRGFCPSCCGRRMASLAAHLVDGVLGDLPVRQWVLTLPHRLRYALAYDPPLCRAVLAVFVRAVLAFERRRARARGVEGRAGAITAIQRCGSALNTNVHFHTLVAEGVFATAPDGAVRFEPAARPPTDLEVGRLLAAVRRRIRRLARRRGLGLDDDHADAGAADRLALAEPALAALTAAAVVGRVATGPRAGHRVLRGWAPAPPRPR from the coding sequence GTGCATCTGGAGACCTTCCTCGCCGCGGTGCGCCAGCGGGGCGACGGCGCCGGGCTGCCGGCCTTCGTCGAGCGCGAGCTGCGCGCCTTCCTCGGCTGCGGCGTCATGGCCAGCGGCTTCGCCCGCTTCCGCTGTGGCGGCTGCGGCCAGGAGATCCTGGTCGCCTTCTCGTGCAAGGGCCGGGGGTTCTGCCCCTCGTGTTGCGGCCGGCGCATGGCGAGCCTCGCCGCGCATCTGGTGGACGGCGTGCTCGGCGACCTGCCGGTGCGCCAGTGGGTGCTGACCCTGCCGCACCGGCTGCGCTACGCGCTGGCCTACGACCCGCCGCTGTGCCGCGCCGTGCTGGCGGTGTTCGTGCGCGCCGTGCTCGCTTTCGAGCGCCGCCGGGCGCGGGCCCGCGGGGTGGAGGGCCGCGCCGGCGCCATCACCGCCATCCAGCGCTGCGGCTCGGCGCTCAACACCAACGTTCACTTCCACACCCTGGTGGCCGAGGGCGTGTTCGCCACCGCGCCCGACGGCGCGGTGCGCTTCGAGCCGGCGGCGCGGCCGCCCACCGATCTGGAGGTGGGCCGCCTGCTGGCGGCGGTGCGGCGGCGGATCCGGCGCCTGGCGCGGCGCCGCGGCCTGGGGCTCGATGACGATCACGCGGACGCCGGCGCCGCCGACCGCCTGGCGCTGGCGGAACCGGCGCTGGCGGCGCTCACCGCCGCCGCGGTGGTCGGGCGGGTGGCCACCGGCCCGCGCGCCGGTCACCGGGTGCTGCGTGGCTGGGCGCCGGCGCCGCCGCGCCCGCGGTGA
- a CDS encoding wax ester/triacylglycerol synthase family O-acyltransferase, translated as MAATGSFRYPINLSRRMQPMDALFWYVEEATPELRPLVAGLLMLDRRPDPERLRASVERWVARLPRLRQRVVEAPLRLGLPEWEDDPQFELQYHAREVILPEPATDRHLLDFCGAVFATPLDPMRPLWEAYLIEGLAGGRAACFFKTHHAVMDGVGSLAVFDAFTQGHRNEPVRVPRHHPPAPFSQPTGARAARLLGDAVGTVASGLLAAGVVSTQALLRPGEALAQVWRTGRGLRGLLADLTAPPAVDPLGLASTGVGRRLDALALSLPRLQRIKERLGVSLNDVVLTALSGAVGRYHQRRGMRVERLHCMVPMNLRPDRERDALGNRVGAFTAILPVGESDPLRRLARIRQQTATAKGDRRGATYPLVASVLAFMPSAGYRLLSKTVTGRINLICTNMPGPSEPRYLAGARVEAIFPFAPVALGTPLSVALLSYGDTYGVGIDTDPAAIPDPEVLHRYLETAIDELEQRAVPHAGGRARSIVRRPTRPVGARSRRETRRAG; from the coding sequence ATGGCGGCCACCGGCTCATTTCGCTACCCGATCAATCTCAGCCGGCGCATGCAGCCGATGGATGCGCTCTTCTGGTACGTCGAAGAGGCGACGCCGGAGCTGCGGCCGCTGGTGGCCGGGCTGCTGATGCTCGATCGGCGGCCGGATCCGGAGCGGCTGCGGGCATCGGTGGAGCGCTGGGTGGCGCGCCTGCCGCGGTTGCGGCAGCGGGTGGTGGAGGCGCCGCTGCGACTCGGGCTGCCGGAATGGGAGGACGATCCGCAGTTCGAGCTCCAGTATCACGCCCGCGAGGTGATCCTGCCGGAGCCGGCGACCGATCGGCACCTGCTCGACTTCTGCGGCGCGGTGTTCGCGACGCCGCTCGACCCGATGCGGCCGCTCTGGGAGGCCTACCTGATCGAGGGGCTGGCAGGCGGACGCGCCGCCTGCTTCTTCAAGACCCACCATGCGGTGATGGACGGCGTCGGCTCGCTGGCGGTGTTCGACGCGTTCACCCAGGGGCACCGCAACGAGCCGGTGCGTGTGCCGCGCCACCACCCGCCGGCACCGTTCTCCCAGCCGACTGGGGCGCGCGCCGCGCGTCTGCTCGGCGACGCTGTCGGCACCGTGGCGAGTGGGCTGCTCGCCGCCGGCGTGGTCTCGACGCAGGCGCTGTTACGGCCCGGCGAGGCGCTCGCTCAGGTCTGGCGCACCGGACGCGGCCTGCGCGGTCTGCTCGCCGATCTGACGGCGCCGCCGGCGGTCGATCCCCTCGGTCTCGCGTCCACCGGCGTCGGCCGCCGCCTCGACGCGCTGGCGCTCTCGCTGCCGCGCTTGCAGCGCATCAAGGAACGCCTCGGGGTGTCGCTCAATGACGTGGTGCTGACCGCGCTCTCCGGCGCGGTCGGTCGCTACCACCAGCGGCGCGGCATGCGCGTCGAGCGGCTCCATTGCATGGTGCCGATGAATCTGCGGCCGGACCGCGAGCGCGACGCGCTCGGCAATCGGGTCGGCGCGTTCACCGCCATCCTGCCGGTCGGCGAATCGGACCCGCTGCGGCGCCTGGCGCGCATCCGCCAGCAGACCGCGACGGCGAAGGGCGACCGCCGCGGCGCCACCTACCCGCTGGTGGCCAGCGTGCTCGCGTTCATGCCGAGCGCCGGCTACCGCCTGTTGTCGAAGACGGTCACCGGCCGCATCAACCTGATCTGCACCAACATGCCCGGCCCGTCGGAGCCGCGTTACCTGGCCGGCGCCAGGGTCGAGGCCATCTTCCCATTCGCGCCGGTGGCGTTGGGCACGCCGTTGTCGGTCGCCCTGTTGTCGTACGGCGACACGTACGGCGTCGGCATCGACACCGATCCGGCGGCGATTCCCGACCCCGAGGTGCTGCACCGCTATCTGGAGACGGCGATCGACGAGCTCGAGCAGCGCGCCGTGCCGCATGCCGGGGGGCGGGCGCGGTCGATCGTCCGCCGGCCCACCCGGCCGGTCGGCGCGCGCTCACGACGCGAGACGAGACGGGCGGGCTGA
- a CDS encoding DUF11 domain-containing protein codes for MAATGNFSNASNAFTCNDVVASASSNNDAESFSTYGLSLPPTAIITGIQVRVRANDGSLNNRKLRISLSSDGGATFTAPLATRNFRRNSPLRDYVVGGSTILWGRTWTAADFADGVFRVRALAPKANGGSPVNLDCIPVTVFYRLPGAPSLNLNKTDGPDPVPPGQDISYTIAYSNTGESTATAVVVSDTVPANTTFVSASPPPSIAPAIGGTGLVAWNVGSLPPGGSGVVTLVVKAGAALPNGTVITNASYSIASDQNTPTAGNPATTTVSGTIALTLSKTDSPDPVAPGGTLTYVLTISNVGTGTSNNIIVNESFDGNVTYVAGSYSSSCPGITESADTDGQWVIPTLASGSPPCTITINTTVATPLADGVLLFNTADIVDAANNAAEASAVTTVLNPVVCGDGIVGAGEACDLGSGLNGSGDSCCTASCQLRAAGETCRAAAGTCDAAEVCDGLNDSCPADQVLPTGTECRASAGACDPSESCDGVGTDCPADERAPSGTVCRASGAGEGCDVPESCDGTNVTCPADAVQPEGTTCRASAGVCDPAETCDGTATTCPADGKSSAPCRAAAGVCDVAESCDGVHDACPPDAFVSDGTNCDDDNYCNGTQSCTDGVCGGGDSPCAMGQSCDEATDRCFVGDCPAAPVVCRTAAKNKVLIKNKADDSRDKLIWKWSKGAATTQTELADPTATAGYALCIYAGATPALLESAQVPPGGGRWSPVGDKGYKYSDAAGSNAGITKIIVKGGNAGKSKALVKGKGAGLPDFNSDLPVAAADLPLIVQLRNNHTGICWEGSFASPKKNQADQFNATAP; via the coding sequence GTGGCCGCAACCGGGAACTTCTCGAACGCGTCGAACGCCTTCACCTGCAACGACGTCGTCGCGTCGGCGAGCTCCAACAACGACGCCGAGTCGTTCTCGACCTACGGCCTCAGCCTGCCGCCGACGGCGATCATCACCGGCATCCAGGTGCGCGTGCGCGCCAACGATGGCAGCTTGAACAATCGCAAGCTGCGCATCAGCCTGTCCTCGGATGGCGGCGCGACGTTCACCGCGCCGCTGGCGACACGCAACTTCCGCCGCAACTCGCCGCTGCGCGATTACGTCGTCGGCGGGTCGACGATCCTCTGGGGGCGCACCTGGACCGCGGCGGATTTCGCCGACGGTGTCTTTCGCGTGCGGGCGCTCGCCCCGAAGGCGAACGGCGGCAGTCCCGTCAACCTCGATTGCATCCCGGTGACGGTCTTCTACCGCTTGCCTGGGGCGCCGAGTCTCAATCTGAACAAGACCGACGGTCCCGATCCGGTGCCGCCGGGTCAGGACATCAGCTACACGATCGCCTACAGCAACACCGGTGAGTCGACTGCGACCGCGGTGGTGGTGAGCGACACGGTGCCGGCGAACACCACCTTCGTCTCCGCCAGCCCGCCACCCAGCATCGCTCCGGCGATCGGGGGAACCGGTCTGGTCGCGTGGAACGTGGGCTCCCTGCCCCCCGGCGGGAGTGGCGTCGTCACCCTGGTGGTGAAGGCCGGCGCGGCCCTGCCCAACGGCACCGTGATCACCAACGCGAGCTACTCGATTGCCAGCGACCAGAACACGCCCACCGCCGGCAACCCGGCCACCACCACGGTGTCGGGAACCATCGCTCTCACGTTGAGCAAGACCGACTCGCCCGACCCGGTGGCGCCGGGCGGCACGCTGACCTACGTGCTGACGATCAGCAACGTCGGCACCGGCACCTCGAACAACATCATCGTCAACGAGTCCTTCGACGGCAACGTCACCTACGTCGCCGGGAGCTACTCTTCGAGCTGTCCCGGGATCACCGAATCCGCCGACACCGACGGGCAGTGGGTGATCCCCACCCTCGCCAGTGGCAGTCCGCCCTGTACCATCACGATCAACACCACGGTGGCGACCCCGCTCGCCGACGGCGTATTGCTCTTCAACACGGCCGATATCGTCGACGCCGCCAACAACGCCGCCGAGGCGAGCGCGGTGACCACGGTGCTGAATCCCGTCGTCTGCGGCGACGGTATCGTCGGCGCGGGCGAAGCGTGCGATCTCGGCAGCGGCCTGAACGGCAGCGGCGATTCCTGCTGCACCGCCAGTTGTCAGTTGCGCGCCGCCGGCGAGACCTGTCGCGCCGCGGCGGGCACCTGCGACGCGGCCGAGGTGTGCGACGGGTTGAACGATAGTTGTCCCGCCGATCAGGTGCTGCCCACCGGCACCGAATGTCGCGCGTCGGCGGGCGCCTGCGACCCGAGTGAGTCCTGCGACGGTGTCGGGACGGACTGCCCGGCGGATGAGCGCGCCCCCAGCGGCACCGTGTGCCGCGCCAGCGGCGCGGGGGAGGGATGCGACGTCCCCGAGAGTTGTGATGGGACCAACGTCACCTGCCCGGCGGATGCGGTGCAGCCGGAGGGTACCACCTGCCGCGCGTCGGCGGGCGTCTGCGATCCGGCCGAGACCTGCGATGGGACCGCGACGACCTGCCCGGCGGACGGCAAGAGCTCGGCGCCGTGCCGCGCCGCGGCCGGGGTGTGCGACGTCGCCGAGAGCTGCGATGGCGTGCACGACGCCTGCCCGCCCGATGCCTTCGTGAGCGACGGCACCAACTGCGACGACGACAACTACTGCAACGGCACACAGTCCTGCACCGACGGCGTCTGCGGCGGCGGCGACAGTCCCTGCGCCATGGGGCAGAGCTGCGACGAAGCGACCGATCGCTGCTTCGTCGGCGATTGCCCGGCGGCTCCGGTGGTCTGTCGTACGGCGGCGAAGAACAAGGTCCTGATCAAGAACAAGGCCGACGACAGCAGGGACAAGCTGATCTGGAAATGGAGCAAGGGGGCGGCGACGACGCAGACGGAGCTCGCCGATCCCACCGCCACGGCCGGCTATGCGTTGTGCATCTACGCCGGTGCCACGCCGGCACTGCTCGAGAGCGCACAGGTCCCGCCGGGCGGCGGCCGGTGGTCGCCGGTCGGCGACAAGGGCTACAAATACAGCGACGCCGCCGGCAGCAACGCCGGAATCACCAAGATCATCGTCAAGGGCGGCAATGCCGGAAAGAGCAAGGCGCTGGTGAAGGGCAAGGGCGCGGGCCTGCCGGACTTCAACAGCGACCTGCCCGTCGCCGCGGCCGACCTGCCGCTGATCGTGCAGCTTCGCAACAACCACACCGGCATCTGCTGGGAGGGGTCGTTCGCCAGCCCGAAGAAGAACCAGGCGGATCAGTTCAACGCTACGGCGCCGTGA
- a CDS encoding universal stress protein — MLSRLLVAIDLSRGSVRVVRRAARLPVAADARLDLLHVVSNRLPAAVRASAAQDARRALAAIARRELAGRRVRLLVVSGAAAATIASQARAARAELVVVGRVGARPLRDTFVGSNAERVLRRSRVPVLVVRREARGDYRRPLLAIDFDQAAPAALDVLPRLLERPPLAPLLVHVDDPPLAGILYPSLASAAGRPELRAARQRLERHLAHLVAASPAAAALPWRTLIRVGSPRLTVPPLVTARRIDLLALGTRARAGIAQLFLGTVAGDLLRAVPCDVLLVPPRASSRRARARA, encoded by the coding sequence ATGCTCTCACGCCTCCTGGTGGCCATAGACCTCTCGCGCGGGTCGGTGCGCGTCGTCCGACGCGCCGCCCGTCTGCCGGTTGCCGCCGACGCTCGGCTCGATCTGCTGCACGTGGTCTCCAATCGCCTGCCGGCGGCCGTCCGCGCCAGCGCCGCGCAGGACGCGCGCCGCGCGCTCGCCGCCATCGCCCGCCGCGAGCTGGCTGGACGGCGCGTTCGCCTGCTGGTCGTGAGCGGCGCCGCCGCCGCGACGATCGCCTCCCAGGCCCGAGCCGCGCGGGCCGAGTTGGTGGTCGTCGGACGCGTCGGCGCGCGCCCGCTGCGCGACACCTTCGTCGGCTCGAATGCCGAGCGCGTGCTGCGCCGCAGCCGGGTGCCGGTGCTGGTCGTGCGCCGCGAGGCGCGTGGCGACTACCGGCGGCCGCTGCTGGCGATCGACTTCGACCAGGCGGCCCCGGCGGCGCTCGACGTCCTGCCGCGCCTGCTCGAGCGGCCGCCTCTGGCGCCCCTCCTGGTGCACGTCGACGATCCGCCGCTGGCGGGGATTCTCTACCCCAGCCTGGCATCGGCAGCCGGACGGCCGGAGCTCCGCGCCGCCCGCCAGCGCCTGGAACGCCACCTCGCGCACCTCGTCGCCGCCAGTCCGGCGGCGGCCGCGCTCCCCTGGCGGACACTGATCCGCGTCGGCTCGCCGCGCCTCACCGTGCCGCCGCTGGTGACGGCACGGCGCATCGACCTGCTCGCGCTCGGCACACGCGCCCGCGCGGGCATCGCGCAGCTCTTCCTCGGCACCGTCGCCGGCGACCTGCTGCGCGCCGTCCCGTGCGACGTGCTGCTCGTCCCACCGCGCGCCAGCAGTCGCCGCGCGCGCGCCCGCGCCTGA